A genome region from Equus caballus isolate H_3958 breed thoroughbred chromosome 19, TB-T2T, whole genome shotgun sequence includes the following:
- the LOC138918943 gene encoding uncharacterized protein, which translates to MEVTTESQTSAITAEGTSTLSLSPSGHTLTEGVSRETATPGKTKTPSPSTLTDGNSTPSETLTASISTKQTSSPSTVSNTPPMTSQMLTTTSSADTPAGTTGGPTVPGTGSFTPGTSVSAVTTGSEAQSALLTTSTFTEEASAASPNHQTRSAQTTGESHISTTTAVSTSTPSPVPSRHTPTEGPSQETSPSVEPSTPSPSSGSITPLAASELSTAPNSTHETSSPSGVSSAPPTTSKLLTSPISADTSVGTTGDTPLSGTTRFTSDNTASSVTTGPEAPSTAPSSSTSPQETPVSPQNHLTQSTQATRESQTTTITAEGTSSLSSSPNGHTLTEGVSRETATSGKTKTPSPSTLTDGNSTPSETLTASISTKQTSSPSTVSNTPPMTPQVLTTPGFPGTTGGPSLPGTGSSSLGTTASTVPTGPEAQSALPTSSTFSQEASASSQNHQTRSTQTTGESHTSTITAVSTATPSSSPRGHTPTEGVSRGTSTAGESNASSPSSVSHTPQATSGTSTDPTSTDATSQNTQHTTLPVATSSPLISAASAKTGTDRQSTAPSSSTSPRGTPGSSPNQQTQSMEVTTESQTSAITAEGTSTLSLSPSGHTLTEGVSRETATPGKTKTPSPSTLTDGNSTPSE; encoded by the coding sequence ATGGAGGTCACCACAGAATCTCAAACCAGCGCCATCACAGCAGAGGGCACATCAACTCTCTCTTTGTCCCCAAGCGGACACACTCTCACAGAGGGCGTTTCTCGGGAGACAGCCACCCCTGGGAAGACAAAGACTCCATCACCTTCCACTCTCACGGATGGAAATTCCACGCCATCAGAAACTTTGACAGCATCCATCTCAACAAAGCAAACTTCATCTCCTTCCACTGTAAGCAACACACCTCCAATGACATCACAGATGCTCACAACAACAAGTTCTGCAGACACCcccgcaggaaccacagggggcCCAACCGTACCTGGAACTGGCAGTTTCACTCCAGGTACCTCTGTAAGCGCAGTGACAACTGGATCAGAAGCACAGTCAGCACTTCTCACTACCAGCACCTTCACTGAGGAAGCATCAGCGGCTTCCCCGAACCACCAGACTCGGAGCGCGCAGACCACAGGAGAATCTCACATCTCCACCACTACAGCAGTGAGCACGTCGACTCCCTCACCCGTTCCAAGCAGACACACTCCTACAGAAGGCCCTTCTCAGGAGACATCCCCTTCCGTGGAACCGAGCACTCCATCCCCTTCCAGCGGCAGCATCACACCTCTGGCAGCATCAGAACTGTCGACAGCGCCAAACTCGACACATGAAACATCATCCCCTTCTGGTGTAAGCAGTGCACCTCCAACGACATCAAAGCTGCTCACATCACCCATTTCAGCAGACACCTCTGTGGGAACCACCGGGGACACACCACTGTCCGGGACTACGCGGTTTACTTCAGACAACACAGCAAGCTCAGTGACAACTGGACCAGAGGCACCATCCACAGCGCCCTCTTCCAGCACCTCCCCTCAGGAAACACCAGTGTCtcctcagaatcacctgactCAGAGCACGCAGGCCACCAGGGAGTCTCAAACCACCACCATCACAGCAGAGGGCACATCAAGTCTGTCTTCGTCCCCAAACGGACACACTCTCACAGAGGGCGTTTCTCGGGAGACCGCCACCTCTGGGAAGACAAAGACTCCGTCGCCTTCCACTCTCACCGACGGAAATTCCACGCCATCAGAAACTTTGACAGCATCCATCTCAACAAAGCAAACTTCATCTCCTTCCACTGTAAGCAACACACCTCCAATGACACCACAGGTGCTCACGACACCAGGTTTCCCAGGAACCACAGGGGGCCCATCCCTGCCTGGAACTGGCAGTTCCTCTCTAGGCACCACCGCAAGCACAGTGCCAACTGGACCAGAAGCACAGTCAGCACTTCCCACTTCCAGCACCTTCTCTCAGGAAGCCTCAGCGTCTTCTCAGAACCACCAGACTCGGAGCACGCAGACCACAGGAGAATCTCACACCAGCACCATCACAGCAGTGAGCACAGCAACACCCTCATCCTCCCCAAGGGGACACACTCCTACAGAGGGCGTTTCCCGGGGGACATCCACTGCAGGTGAGTCCAACGCCTCATCCCCTTCTAGTGTCAGCCACACACCGCAGGCAACGTCAGGAACATCGACAGACCCTACCTCCACAGACGCCACTTCACAAAACACACAGCACACAACGCTTCCTGTAGCAACAAGTTCTCCACTCATCTCAGCAGCCTCCGCAAAGACCGGAACAGACAGACAGTCCACAGCGCCCTCTTCCAGCACCTCTCCTCGGGGAACCCCAGGGTCTTCTCCGAACCAACAGACTCAGAGCATGGAGGTCACCACAGAATCTCAAACCAGCGCCATCACAGCAGAGGGCACATCAACTCTCTCTTTGTCCCCAAGCGGACACACTCTCACAGAGGGCGTTTCTCGGGAGACAGCCACCCCTGGGAAGACAAAGACTCCATCACCTTCCACTCTCACGGATGGAAATTCCACGCCATCAGAA